Proteins encoded by one window of Chondromyces crocatus:
- a CDS encoding DUF5522 domain-containing protein, translating to MSTKQIKLVEGEDYYLENGRYVFTSTFHLKRGYCCNSGCRHCPYRGREDEFARRRRKDMVQISGAATVRTSSANGGASAIGAASTNGGASTNGGASTNGGASATRSADGGAAAPPGDATEVIQVQAPASIPGSVRQGSALVNIPGLHVPTKAPASTAGSASLRTAQEASNAGDATIQKQASENAGGATIQGHGRANVDADRLETSLKKG from the coding sequence ATGAGCACCAAACAGATCAAGCTCGTCGAGGGCGAGGACTACTACCTCGAGAACGGACGTTACGTGTTCACGTCGACGTTCCACCTCAAGCGAGGGTACTGCTGCAACTCGGGCTGCCGTCACTGTCCGTACCGGGGGCGAGAAGACGAGTTCGCGCGGCGGCGGCGCAAGGACATGGTCCAGATCAGCGGCGCAGCCACCGTTCGCACCTCGAGCGCCAACGGCGGCGCGAGCGCCATCGGCGCGGCGAGCACCAATGGCGGCGCGAGCACCAATGGCGGCGCGAGCACCAATGGCGGCGCGAGCGCCACCCGTAGCGCGGATGGGGGCGCCGCGGCGCCGCCCGGGGACGCGACGGAGGTGATCCAGGTACAAGCCCCCGCCAGCATCCCCGGCAGCGTGCGCCAGGGATCGGCGCTCGTGAACATCCCGGGTCTCCACGTCCCGACGAAGGCCCCCGCGAGCACCGCCGGGAGCGCGTCGTTGCGCACTGCGCAGGAGGCGTCGAACGCTGGGGATGCAACGATCCAGAAGCAAGCGTCGGAGAATGCTGGCGGTGCAACGATCCAGGGTCACGGACGCGCGAACGTCGACGCAGATCGCCTGGAAACAAGCCTGAAGAAGGGGTGA
- the htpG gene encoding molecular chaperone HtpG, with the protein MSTENPNPTPEATPADAAASASAAATPEATPANPPAEAAAAATPEAPAVELPFQAEVQQVLALVINSLYTNQEVFLRELISNASDALDKARFLALTRKDVTEQQGEPGITITLDETARTLTIDDNGVGMTRDEVVQNLGTIAKSGTLEFLKANAEAAKKKEDGSALQLIGQFGVGFYAAFMVASRVDVHTRSMLPGAEPVLWRSSGAGTFSLSTGDREHPGTRIVLHLKEDAAEYTKPWRIKDIIRKYSDFVHFPIKLGDEIANRSKALWTLPKSQVTEEQHAELYHHVTSGFLGEKPLHHVHIAIDAPVQFYALLYIPEKAPPDMFQKDRQGIRLYAKRVLIMEDCDKLAPLYLRFLRGVVDSEDLSLNVSREILQENRTLSQIEQQITRQVLKSLKELAESDPEKYQAFWKEFGKVLKEGVTIDWKNKDQIAELCRFESLKTEAGKVISLRQYIEAMPEGQKEIYYITGLGRAAVERSPHLEAFRKRGYDVLFLTEPVDEWVVKSMDEFDKHRLKSVTHGDVDLGEEAEDEKKKDEAEAIESALKAVKEALGDRVKEVRASRRLTDSASCLVSAEGDPGANFERILKMMDQAPGALKESKRILELNPAHPIVKNLSKVAEREPSSERVKQWAELLHDQALLAEGVVEDPAKLVAKIQDLLTQVSSAAVTP; encoded by the coding sequence ATGAGCACGGAGAACCCGAACCCCACCCCCGAAGCCACCCCTGCCGACGCCGCCGCCAGCGCCTCGGCCGCTGCCACCCCGGAAGCCACCCCGGCCAACCCGCCGGCGGAAGCTGCCGCGGCCGCCACCCCGGAGGCCCCCGCCGTCGAACTCCCCTTCCAGGCCGAGGTGCAGCAGGTCCTCGCCCTGGTCATCAACTCGCTTTACACCAATCAGGAAGTCTTCCTCCGAGAGCTGATCTCCAACGCCTCCGACGCCCTCGACAAGGCGCGTTTCCTCGCCCTCACCCGCAAGGACGTCACCGAGCAGCAAGGCGAGCCCGGGATCACCATCACCCTCGACGAGACGGCCCGCACCCTCACCATCGACGACAACGGCGTCGGCATGACCCGCGACGAGGTGGTGCAGAACCTCGGCACCATCGCCAAGAGCGGGACCCTGGAGTTCCTCAAGGCGAACGCGGAGGCGGCGAAGAAGAAGGAAGACGGCTCGGCCCTGCAGCTCATCGGTCAGTTCGGCGTCGGCTTCTACGCGGCGTTCATGGTCGCGAGCCGCGTCGACGTGCACACCCGCTCCATGCTCCCGGGCGCCGAGCCCGTTCTCTGGCGCTCCTCGGGCGCGGGCACCTTCTCGCTCTCGACCGGCGACCGCGAGCACCCCGGCACCCGCATCGTGCTCCACCTGAAGGAGGACGCGGCCGAGTACACCAAGCCCTGGCGGATCAAGGACATCATCCGCAAGTACTCCGACTTCGTTCATTTCCCCATCAAGCTGGGCGACGAGATCGCCAACCGCTCGAAGGCCCTCTGGACCTTGCCCAAGTCGCAGGTGACCGAGGAGCAGCACGCCGAGCTGTACCACCACGTGACGAGCGGCTTCCTCGGCGAGAAGCCGCTGCACCACGTGCACATCGCCATCGACGCGCCGGTGCAGTTCTATGCCCTCCTCTACATCCCGGAGAAGGCGCCGCCGGACATGTTCCAGAAGGACCGCCAGGGCATCCGGCTCTACGCCAAGCGCGTGCTCATCATGGAGGACTGCGACAAGCTCGCGCCCCTCTACCTGCGCTTCCTGCGCGGCGTCGTCGACTCCGAGGACCTGAGCCTCAACGTCTCGCGCGAGATCCTCCAGGAGAACCGCACGCTGTCGCAGATCGAGCAGCAGATCACGCGGCAGGTGCTGAAGTCACTGAAGGAACTCGCCGAGTCCGACCCGGAGAAGTACCAGGCGTTCTGGAAGGAGTTCGGCAAGGTCCTCAAGGAGGGCGTGACCATCGACTGGAAGAACAAGGACCAGATCGCCGAGCTGTGCCGGTTCGAGTCGCTGAAGACCGAGGCCGGCAAGGTGATCTCCTTGCGCCAGTACATCGAGGCGATGCCCGAAGGTCAGAAGGAGATCTACTACATCACCGGTCTCGGCCGGGCCGCGGTGGAGCGCAGCCCGCACCTCGAAGCGTTCCGCAAGCGCGGCTACGACGTGCTGTTTCTGACCGAGCCCGTCGACGAGTGGGTGGTGAAGTCGATGGACGAGTTCGACAAGCACCGCTTGAAGAGCGTGACCCACGGCGACGTGGATCTCGGCGAGGAGGCCGAGGACGAGAAGAAGAAGGACGAGGCCGAGGCCATCGAGTCCGCGCTCAAGGCGGTGAAGGAGGCGCTCGGGGATCGGGTGAAGGAGGTGCGGGCGTCACGCCGGCTGACGGACAGCGCGAGCTGCCTCGTCTCGGCCGAGGGCGACCCAGGGGCGAACTTCGAGCGGATCCTGAAGATGATGGATCAGGCCCCGGGTGCCCTGAAGGAGTCGAAGCGCATTCTGGAGCTGAACCCGGCGCACCCGATCGTGAAGAACCTGAGCAAGGTCGCCGAGCGCGAGCCCAGCTCCGAGCGGGTGAAGCAGTGGGCCGAGCTGCTTCACGACCAGGCGCTGCTCGCCGAGGGCGTCGTCGAGGACCCGGCGAAGCTCGTGGCCAAGATCCAGGACCTGTTGACCCAGGTCTCCAGCGCCGCCGTCACGCCCTGA
- the efp gene encoding elongation factor P — protein sequence MDTSDIRKGLKMMMDGQPYAVVDFQFVKPGKGQAFTRVKVRNMATGAVLERTFKSGEKLEPADVEERNLQYIYPEGTDYVFMDAATGEQIPVAGEKIGDDSKWLSDGLIVPVTVFNGIAIGISLPPHVTLQIVSSEPGVKGDTASGATKPATVSTGAVVNVPLFVQEGEWIKIDTADGKYLERVNNVGKK from the coding sequence ATGGACACGAGCGACATCCGAAAAGGTCTGAAGATGATGATGGACGGCCAGCCTTATGCGGTCGTCGACTTCCAGTTCGTCAAGCCTGGGAAAGGTCAGGCGTTCACCCGCGTGAAGGTGCGCAACATGGCCACCGGCGCCGTGCTGGAGCGCACCTTCAAGTCGGGCGAGAAGCTGGAGCCGGCCGATGTCGAGGAGAGGAATCTCCAGTACATCTACCCGGAAGGCACGGACTACGTCTTCATGGACGCCGCGACCGGCGAGCAGATCCCGGTGGCCGGCGAGAAGATCGGCGACGATTCGAAGTGGCTGAGCGACGGCCTCATCGTCCCCGTCACCGTGTTCAACGGGATCGCGATCGGCATCAGCTTGCCTCCGCACGTCACGCTGCAGATCGTCTCCAGCGAGCCCGGCGTGAAGGGTGACACCGCGAGCGGCGCCACCAAGCCCGCCACGGTCTCCACCGGCGCGGTCGTGAACGTGCCCCTCTTCGTGCAAGAGGGGGAGTGGATCAAGATCGACACCGCCGACGGGAAGTACCTCGAGCGCGTGAACAACGTCGGCAAGAAGTAG
- a CDS encoding tetratricopeptide repeat protein produces the protein MRDFDDELREIKREIVESRALIIKTNNLTNALAADLKSMSRRQMGNERRAFWNSASANVLFVVVVIGVVKLAWDARVEAVQSETRGIGEKIAKYEADLKALQQRGDDRARAESAAAAFYELIRAERRQEVIEGFENIRKEPISRAELAFFSDAVDRMRAELSIKSYQTGLDHMRTGRWHEAAVAFEEAIRQKETAAHTPSARLNLGRAYRKLNRQRDAIPILTTLSEASPDREVMDDATLLLAECLLDIQAWNDAKTTLRSFIRRFPDSPLINDARMALADVSIKH, from the coding sequence ATGCGCGACTTTGACGACGAACTCCGGGAAATCAAGCGGGAGATCGTGGAATCGCGGGCGCTCATCATCAAGACGAACAACCTGACCAATGCGCTCGCGGCCGATCTCAAGAGCATGTCGCGGCGCCAGATGGGCAACGAGCGCCGCGCTTTCTGGAACAGCGCGAGCGCGAACGTCCTTTTCGTCGTGGTGGTCATCGGCGTCGTCAAGCTGGCCTGGGACGCACGGGTCGAGGCCGTCCAGAGCGAGACGCGGGGCATCGGCGAGAAGATCGCCAAGTACGAGGCCGACCTGAAGGCGCTCCAGCAGCGCGGCGACGATCGCGCCCGCGCCGAGAGCGCTGCCGCCGCCTTCTACGAGCTGATCCGGGCCGAGCGGCGCCAGGAAGTGATCGAGGGCTTCGAGAACATTCGTAAGGAGCCCATCTCCCGCGCCGAGCTCGCCTTCTTTTCCGACGCCGTGGACCGGATGCGCGCCGAGCTGTCGATCAAGTCGTACCAGACCGGCCTCGATCACATGCGGACGGGGCGCTGGCACGAGGCGGCGGTCGCGTTCGAGGAAGCGATCCGTCAGAAGGAGACGGCCGCGCACACGCCCTCGGCGCGCTTGAACCTCGGACGGGCGTACCGGAAGCTGAACCGCCAGCGTGACGCGATCCCGATCCTGACGACGCTCTCGGAGGCGTCGCCGGACCGCGAGGTGATGGACGACGCAACGCTGCTCCTGGCGGAGTGCTTGCTCGACATCCAGGCCTGGAACGACGCGAAGACGACCTTGCGTTCGTTCATCCGGCGGTTCCCGGACAGCCCGCTCATCAACGACGCGCGGATGGCCCTGGCCGACGTGTCGATCAAGCACTGA
- a CDS encoding DUF6923 family protein: MHALRSLLGYGGLGLLAVGSLLLIGCSAEGGASSFSEGNGGNGQGGSQGVGGGLGGDLGFGGGTGGTHENAEVFAHSPSTLFRLDPTTKQITTVGEFKECRDQVIDIAIDEKGEMYGTTFGSLVRIDKTTGICTQIATGTYPNSLSFVPKGTVDPNEEALVGYQSADYVRIDKESGAITTLGSLITQSNPIGSYSSSGDIVSVIGGGTYLTVKGADCSDCIVEVDPTNGGLKRVIGRLNKREVYGLAFWGGAAYGFNNDGELFQINLQDGTSTDIPFPGASPLLQFWGAGSTTSAPLTPIE, encoded by the coding sequence ATGCACGCGCTTCGCTCGCTTCTCGGATACGGGGGTCTGGGGTTGCTCGCCGTCGGCTCGTTGCTGCTCATCGGCTGCTCGGCCGAGGGTGGGGCGTCGTCGTTCAGCGAAGGCAACGGCGGCAACGGTCAGGGTGGATCACAAGGCGTGGGCGGAGGCCTCGGCGGCGATCTGGGCTTCGGAGGCGGCACCGGCGGCACGCACGAGAACGCCGAGGTGTTCGCGCACAGCCCGAGCACGCTGTTCCGCCTCGATCCGACGACGAAGCAGATCACCACGGTCGGCGAGTTCAAGGAGTGTCGGGACCAGGTGATCGACATCGCCATCGACGAGAAGGGCGAGATGTACGGGACCACGTTCGGGTCCCTGGTGCGCATCGACAAGACCACGGGCATTTGCACCCAGATCGCGACGGGGACGTACCCCAACTCGCTCTCGTTCGTGCCGAAAGGCACGGTCGATCCGAACGAGGAAGCGCTGGTCGGGTACCAGAGCGCGGACTACGTGCGCATCGACAAGGAGTCGGGGGCGATCACGACGCTCGGGTCTCTGATCACGCAGTCGAATCCCATCGGGAGTTACTCGTCGAGCGGAGACATCGTGTCGGTCATCGGTGGCGGCACCTACCTGACCGTGAAGGGCGCGGACTGCAGCGACTGCATCGTGGAAGTGGACCCGACGAACGGTGGGCTGAAGCGGGTGATCGGGAGGCTCAACAAGCGCGAGGTCTACGGCCTGGCGTTCTGGGGCGGCGCGGCCTACGGCTTCAACAACGACGGCGAGCTGTTCCAGATCAACCTGCAGGACGGGACCTCGACCGACATCCCCTTCCCGGGGGCGTCGCCGCTCCTG